The Spirosoma sp. SC4-14 DNA window TACCATACTCAACTTTGGTAAGCTCCGGGCATCGTATGCCCAGACAAGCGGTGAAGCCTACGATGCTTATCTGACAACCCAGTACTACTCGCTGGGCAACACCTACAACAACCTGCCTCAGGGTAGCTTCAGCAGTACGCTGCCGAACATCAATCTGAAACCCTATCGTTTGAAAGAACTGGAAGTTGGTTTTGAAACTAAGTTCCTGAACAACCGCTTAGGTCTTGATGTAGCGTACTTTAACCGCGAAACCAATGGAGAAATCGTGAACGGTCCGTTGTCGATTGCAACCGGCTACACCTCACGCGTATTGAATCTGGGTTCGACTAAAAACACGGGTATCGAAGTATTGCTGACCGGTACGCCAGTGATGACCCAGAAATTTAAATGGGATGTGTCGTTCAACATCACAAATGTGAAAAACACCATTGTGAGCATCGACGGTACGGCTAATCCGGCTCCGCTGACACTGGGTACCTATCGGCCACTCAATGGTAACGTTGCTCACGTTCAGGGTATGGCCGCAGCACAGATCATGGCCTACGATTTCAAATATGATGCGAACGGCAAAGTCATTGTCGGTAGCGATGGTATTCCGGTTCGTGGTGATCTGAAGCCAATGGGTTCGGCGCTGCCTAAAGTATATGGTGGTCTGAACAACAACTTCAACTATGGTAATTTCTCGTTCTCGTTTCTGTTCGATTATAAGTTTGGTGCCAAAGTGTTGTCGGCAACCAATCACTACTCGATTGTGGATGGCCTGAACAAAATGACTCTGGTTGGCCGCGAAACGGGCGTTGTTGCCGATGGCGTTCTGGCAACGGGTGAAGTGAACACTAAAAATGTAGCGGCTCAGGACTACTACAAAGGGTTAGTTACCAACGTATCTAAACTGAACGTATTCGATGCCAGTTTCATTAAACTTCGTCAGGTTGTGCTTAGCTACCACTTGCCCGCTCAGTGGTTTACGGGTAGCAAACTTCCCTTCGAAGCGGTGTCTATTTCGGTGGTTGGCCGCAACCTGGCAACCCTGCTGAAACATACCGACAATTTTGATCCTGAATCTGGTATTTCTTCCGACGTACGGTATGCCGGTATCGAAGGGTTACAGATGCCATCAACCCGCACTTATGGTTTCACGCTAAATGCTCGATTCAAAAAATAAGCCATGAAAATGAAAAACAAGGCATTATATATAGCAGCGCTGGCATCGGTTCTGACAACAGGCTGTACGGATAATTTCGACACCATTAATACCGATCCAACAAAAGCGACTGCCGCCAACTGGGACCCGAACTACTTCCTCCCAAATGCGCAGAATAGCTATATTAATTTAGGATACGGAAGTATGCTGTATCAGGCACCAGCCATGCAGGTGCTGGCTTCAACGTTCAGCTACTACGGCAACGGCGACAAGTATGTGAATACGCAAAACTCGACCAGCTATCAGGGAACGCTATTCAATACCACCTATTCGACAGGAACCGTATTGTCCGAAATGCTGAGCCTCACGCAGGGGAAAGACCAATATTCGAACCTCTACAATGTTGGGCGGATCATGCAGGCCATGAACATTCTGCGCGGTACTGACGTATATGGCGATGTGCCCTATACAGAAGCCTTCAAAGTAAAAACGTCGGGTATTGCACAGCCTAAATACGATACGCAGCAGTCGATTTATACCGCTATGCTGACCGATCTCGACGCGGCTATTTCGGCGCTCGATGCCTCGAAGGCAAAAATTACCGGCGATCTCTATTATGGTGGCGACATCAACAAATGGAAGCGCTTTGGCTATTCGCTGATGCTTCGTTCGGCCATGCGCCTGGTGAAAATTGATCCGGCAACGGCAAAAACCTGGGCTGAGAAAGCGGCCGCTGGTGGTGTCTTTACTTCCAATGCCGATAATGCCATGGAAATTGCTGATGCCAACAATGCGACATCGGGAATCTACAGTGTGTATCAGGTAGCCGACGATTTCCGCGAACTACGGTTCTCGAAAACCTTTATCGATGCCCTCAAGTCGGCAGGCGATCCGCGGTTGAGTGCCATTGCCGAAGTGCCTCAGGCTGGTCTGGCCAATAACAAAACCCAGACCTTGGTTGGCGACAATACGGCTTCTATTCAGATGGGATTGCCAAACGGCTACGACCTGAACGGTGGCACTACCGACATTCGGAAAGCTACTGGCTACCCAGGCCCTACCGGAACTGGCGACGATGTTGCTCCGCTGGGCAATTACTCTCGTCCGCGGATATCGGTTTATCTGAAAAAGGCCGGTACGCTAATGGTGATGACCTATGCCGAAACGGAATTCCTGCTGGCCGAAGCAAAAGTTCGCGGCTGGAATGTGCCGGGTACGGCTGCCGATCACTACAAGAATGGTGTCATTGCCGCTATTACCGAACTGGCTCAGCTCGATGCCAGTGCAACCGTCTCTACCGATGTTGCTACGGCTTTTGCCACCGCCCATCCGCTTGATGTTAGTTCGACAGAAGCATCGCTGAATGCAATCAATACGCAATACTGGCTGGAAACGGGTTCGACCTTCAACTTCATCGAAACCTGGATGAACTGGCGCCGGTCGGGCTATCCGGCACTGGCACCAGTCAATTATCCGGGCAATGTAACAAACGGTCAGATTCCCCGCCGAATGATCTATCTCTCGTCCGAAATCCTGAATAATCCAACCAATTATAAGGATGCGGTTTCACGACTGACGGGTGGCGATTTGCTCACCAGTCGAGTCTGGTGGGATAAGTAATCGAACAAAAACGTAAGGGACTCATGGAGTCCCTTACGTTTTTTATGCAAATTATGAAATTGGGTTACCTAAAAGAATTACTCGCTGGTAAAAACGGAAAACCAGTGTAAAGGCATTGATGAGTAATGCCAATCGGGCATTTATGCTTATTTTTGATTACCTGCCTGAACATTCTGAGGAGAATATTCACTGAGTAATGAACATCGTAACGTAATGAGTATAGACCTAACTTTTTCTGAATCTATTGCCCAAACTAAGCCGAACAGACATCGTTTTTGCCTATTCCTGATCGTTCTCTGCTTTTTTAGTCCTACACTCTACGCTCAGACTCCCTTATTTAAATTACTGGATTCAAAACAAACCCACGTTGAGTTTCGGAATGAGATCGACGAAAACGAAAGCCTCAACGTGCTGGCTTACGAATATTTCTATAACGGTGGTGGTGTTGCCGTTGGCGATCTCAACAACGATGGCTTACAGGACATTTTTCTGACCGCCAACCTGAAAGCAAACAAACTATACCTAAACCTGGGGGCGCTAACGTTCAAAGATATTACGAAAGAAGCCGCTTCTGAACTGGCTGGCCGATCGGGCGGTTGGAAAACGGGCGTTTGTATGGCCGATGTAAACGGCGATGGCTGGCTCGATATTTATGTCTGTTATTCTGGAAAAGTAGATACCGATAAACGTAGGAATCAACTGTTTATCAATCAGGGTGTTAAGGATGGCGGAACCGTACGTTTTGTTGAAAAAGCCAACGAATACGGTCTCGACGATCCGGGCTATAGCACGCAGGCTGTCTTTGTCGATTATGATCGCGATGGCGATCTGGATATGGTTCTGCTGAACCATAATGTTCGGAAATTCGACAATATGGAGCTTGCCCGGCTCCATAACGAAACCGATGAGTTTGCCGGTAATAAATTATTCGAAAACCAGAACGGCCATTTTACAGATGTGGCCAAAAAAGCGGGTATTTATCAGTTCCCGCTCACATTCGGGCTTGGTGTTGCCGTTGCCGATGTAAATCTGGACGGCTGGCCCGACCTTTACGTAACCAACGATTACAACGAGCCAGACTACCTCTACATTAACCAGAAAAACGGCACTTTCCGCGACGAAACCCAGCAGTATTTCCGGCATCTGGCTCATTTCTCAATGGGTGTCGACATTGCCGATTATAACAACGATGGCAAGCCGGATGTGATGTCGCTCGATATGCTGCCCGAAGACAACCGACGGCAGAAACTGCTGCAACTTCAGGAAAACTACGAGTCGTTTGAGTTGATGCAGCAACAGGGCCTATACCGGCAATATATGCGCAATATGTTGCAGATCAACAATGGCAACGGTACTTTCAGCGAGATCGCTCAGG harbors:
- a CDS encoding SusD/RagB family nutrient-binding outer membrane lipoprotein — encoded protein: MKMKNKALYIAALASVLTTGCTDNFDTINTDPTKATAANWDPNYFLPNAQNSYINLGYGSMLYQAPAMQVLASTFSYYGNGDKYVNTQNSTSYQGTLFNTTYSTGTVLSEMLSLTQGKDQYSNLYNVGRIMQAMNILRGTDVYGDVPYTEAFKVKTSGIAQPKYDTQQSIYTAMLTDLDAAISALDASKAKITGDLYYGGDINKWKRFGYSLMLRSAMRLVKIDPATAKTWAEKAAAGGVFTSNADNAMEIADANNATSGIYSVYQVADDFRELRFSKTFIDALKSAGDPRLSAIAEVPQAGLANNKTQTLVGDNTASIQMGLPNGYDLNGGTTDIRKATGYPGPTGTGDDVAPLGNYSRPRISVYLKKAGTLMVMTYAETEFLLAEAKVRGWNVPGTAADHYKNGVIAAITELAQLDASATVSTDVATAFATAHPLDVSSTEASLNAINTQYWLETGSTFNFIETWMNWRRSGYPALAPVNYPGNVTNGQIPRRMIYLSSEILNNPTNYKDAVSRLTGGDLLTSRVWWDK